A genomic window from Micromonospora ferruginea includes:
- a CDS encoding ABC transporter ATP-binding protein, which translates to MTSTTTTPRSATGSVALRGVTKVYGQGEQAVLALDGLSLDVAPGEFVCLVGASGCGKSTLLNLVAGLDRVSGGTIELGEGVNPGLMFQEPALFPWSTVEGNVEVPLKLRGLPRDQRRERVAELLRTVHLSEFGRKRPHQLSGGMRQRVALARTLALDTPVLLMDEPFGALDAMTRDILHDELERIWGERKLTVLFVTHNVREAARLADRIVLLSSRPGRIIYSTPVDVPRPRRIDSPEVSAIAAEVTDRLRKEVGRHGQ; encoded by the coding sequence GTGACGTCGACCACGACGACCCCGCGCAGCGCGACCGGCTCGGTCGCGCTGCGCGGCGTGACCAAGGTGTACGGCCAGGGCGAGCAGGCGGTCCTGGCGCTGGACGGGCTGTCGCTGGACGTCGCGCCGGGCGAGTTCGTCTGCCTGGTCGGCGCGTCCGGCTGCGGCAAGAGCACGCTGCTCAACCTGGTCGCCGGGCTGGACCGGGTCAGCGGCGGCACGATCGAGCTGGGCGAGGGCGTCAACCCGGGCCTGATGTTCCAGGAGCCGGCGCTGTTCCCGTGGTCGACCGTCGAGGGCAACGTCGAGGTGCCGCTGAAGCTGCGTGGCCTCCCCCGTGACCAGCGCCGGGAGCGGGTCGCCGAGCTGCTGCGCACGGTCCACCTCTCCGAGTTCGGCCGCAAGCGCCCGCACCAGCTCTCCGGCGGCATGCGGCAGCGGGTCGCGCTGGCCCGCACGCTCGCGTTGGACACGCCGGTGCTGCTGATGGACGAGCCGTTCGGCGCGCTCGACGCGATGACGCGCGACATCCTGCACGACGAGCTGGAGCGGATCTGGGGCGAGCGCAAGCTCACCGTCCTGTTCGTCACGCACAACGTCCGCGAGGCGGCGCGGCTCGCCGACCGGATCGTGCTGCTCTCCAGCCGGCCCGGCCGGATCATCTACTCCACCCCGGTCGACGTGCCCCGTCCCCGGCGGATCGACTCGCCGGAGGTGTCGGCCATCGCCGCCGAGGTCACCGACCGGCTGCGCAAGGAGGTGGGCCGGCATGGCCAGTGA
- a CDS encoding ABC transporter substrate-binding protein — translation MRRLPLRRLVTLATLAAVGAATLGTTAACGDDSDAAGASGPVTLRLGYFPNITHAPAVVGVEKGIFKEKLGSDVTLETKTFNAGPAAIEAVFSGALDATYIGPNPTVNAFSKSKGEAVRVISGAASGGVALVVKPGITSAEQLRGKKIATPQLGNTQDVALRYWLKEKGLETTKEGGGDVKVVPQENAQTVETFGSGAIDGAWVPEPFVSRLVNAGGKVLVDERDLWPDKKFVITNLLVSTKFLKAHPDVVKKLVEGQVAANEFVNAKPDEAQQAISEHIGKITGKPLDIKLIKQAWPTLEFTNDPISSSLKTGLDHAVAVGLTQPVDLKGLYDLTFLNEVLKAAGKPEVTQP, via the coding sequence ATGAGACGGCTCCCCCTGCGCCGCCTGGTCACGCTGGCCACCCTGGCCGCGGTCGGCGCGGCCACGCTCGGCACCACCGCCGCCTGCGGCGACGACAGCGACGCCGCCGGCGCCTCCGGTCCGGTGACGCTGCGCCTGGGCTACTTCCCCAACATCACCCACGCGCCGGCCGTGGTCGGCGTGGAGAAGGGGATCTTCAAGGAGAAGCTGGGCAGCGACGTCACGCTGGAGACGAAGACGTTCAACGCCGGCCCGGCGGCCATCGAGGCGGTCTTCTCCGGCGCGCTCGACGCCACGTACATCGGTCCGAACCCGACCGTGAACGCCTTCTCGAAGTCCAAGGGCGAGGCGGTCCGGGTGATCTCCGGCGCCGCGTCCGGCGGCGTCGCGCTGGTGGTCAAGCCCGGCATCACCTCGGCCGAGCAACTGCGCGGCAAGAAGATCGCCACGCCGCAGCTCGGCAACACCCAGGACGTGGCGCTGCGCTACTGGCTCAAGGAGAAGGGCCTGGAGACGACCAAGGAGGGCGGCGGCGACGTCAAGGTCGTCCCGCAGGAGAACGCGCAGACCGTCGAGACCTTCGGCAGCGGCGCCATCGACGGCGCGTGGGTGCCGGAGCCGTTCGTCTCCCGACTGGTCAACGCCGGCGGCAAGGTGCTCGTCGACGAGCGCGACCTCTGGCCGGACAAGAAGTTCGTCATCACCAACCTGCTGGTCAGCACGAAGTTCCTCAAGGCGCACCCGGACGTGGTGAAGAAGCTGGTCGAGGGCCAGGTGGCGGCGAACGAGTTCGTCAACGCCAAGCCGGACGAGGCGCAGCAGGCCATCTCCGAGCACATCGGCAAGATCACCGGCAAGCCGCTGGACATCAAGCTGATCAAGCAGGCCTGGCCGACGCTGGAGTTCACCAACGACCCGATCTCGTCCTCGCTGAAGACCGGCCTGGACCACGCGGTCGCGGTCGGGCTGACCCAGCCGGTCGACCTGAAGGGCCTCTACGACCTGACGTTCCTCAACGAGGTGCTGAAGGCCGCGGGCAAGCCCGAGGTCACCCAGCCGTGA
- a CDS encoding M16 family metallopeptidase: protein MPTRRARIPATKYPVERFALDNGLRVVLTPDRSAPVIGVAVVYDVGIRSEPEGRTGFAHLFEHLMFQGSENLEKLAHFRHVQGAGGTFNGSTHLDYTDYFETLPSNALERALFLEADRMRGPRLTEENLRNQVDVVKEEIRVNVLNRPYGGFPWLTLPPVMFDTFPNAHDGYGSFDDLESATVADAADFFRRYYASGNAVLAVSGDIDVAEATALIERHFGDVPARPAPERPDFTEPDLTTERRSTYTDALAPLPAVAGAWRVPDPVTDFAGYLPYVVLAEVLTDGDASRLVERLVQRDRTVTGVGGYLGFMGDPFDVRDPTALLLQAHLPPGGDVDKVLRTVDEELDRLATDGLVEGELARTQARMATHLLRDTDAVLGRALRMAVLEQQRGEPGLLNDLPRLVGAVTEDQVRAAAATLRPERRASVEVVAGGAQ from the coding sequence GTGCCGACCAGGAGAGCCAGGATTCCCGCCACGAAGTACCCGGTCGAGCGGTTCGCCCTCGACAACGGCCTGCGAGTGGTGCTCACTCCCGACCGCAGCGCCCCGGTGATCGGGGTGGCGGTGGTCTACGACGTCGGCATCCGCTCCGAGCCGGAGGGCCGCACCGGCTTCGCCCACCTCTTCGAGCACCTGATGTTCCAGGGCTCGGAGAACCTGGAGAAGCTGGCCCACTTCCGGCACGTGCAGGGCGCCGGCGGCACCTTCAACGGCTCAACCCACCTGGACTACACCGACTACTTCGAGACGCTGCCGAGCAACGCCCTGGAACGGGCGCTGTTCCTGGAGGCCGACCGGATGCGCGGCCCCCGGCTGACTGAGGAGAACCTGCGCAACCAGGTCGACGTGGTCAAGGAGGAGATCCGGGTCAACGTGCTCAACCGGCCGTACGGCGGGTTCCCCTGGCTGACGCTGCCCCCGGTGATGTTCGACACCTTCCCCAACGCGCACGACGGCTACGGCTCCTTCGACGACCTGGAGTCGGCGACCGTGGCCGACGCGGCCGACTTCTTCCGCCGCTACTACGCCAGCGGCAACGCGGTGCTCGCGGTCAGCGGCGACATCGACGTGGCCGAGGCGACCGCGCTGATCGAACGGCACTTCGGCGACGTGCCGGCCCGCCCCGCCCCGGAACGGCCCGACTTCACCGAGCCGGACCTGACCACCGAGCGGCGCAGCACGTACACCGACGCGCTGGCCCCGCTGCCGGCGGTGGCGGGCGCCTGGCGGGTGCCCGACCCGGTCACCGACTTCGCCGGCTACCTGCCCTACGTGGTGCTGGCCGAGGTGCTCACCGACGGCGACGCGTCCCGGCTGGTCGAGCGGCTGGTGCAGCGGGACCGCACGGTCACCGGCGTGGGCGGCTACCTCGGTTTCATGGGCGACCCGTTCGACGTGCGCGACCCCACCGCGCTGCTGCTCCAGGCGCACCTGCCGCCCGGCGGCGACGTGGACAAGGTGCTGCGCACCGTCGACGAGGAGCTGGACCGGCTGGCCACCGACGGGCTGGTCGAGGGGGAGCTGGCGCGTACCCAGGCCCGGATGGCCACCCACCTGCTGCGGGACACCGACGCGGTGCTCGGCCGGGCGTTGCGGATGGCGGTGCTGGAGCAGCAACGCGGCGAACCGGGGCTGCTCAACGACCTGCCCAGGCTGGTCGGCGCGGTCACCGAGGACCAGGTCCGCGCCGCCGCCGCCACGCTGCGCCCCGAGCGCCGCGCGTCCGTCGAGGTCGTCGCCGGAGGTGCTCAGTGA
- a CDS encoding M16 family metallopeptidase, with protein sequence MTATTVRPLPALGPNRRLTVPKQAERTLGNGLTVIAVRRPAVPLVEVRLWMPFGRTHLARGAMLAQTMLAGTEAHSATEIAAELQKVGGGLSAGLDPDRLMLSGASLVTGLDRMLELLAEVLTGASYPGDWVATERDRLVDHIQVAQSQPSHLARTALLKRIYGRHPYAVQTPEPDQVRAVRPAALRKLHAERVHPAGAVLVLVGDVRPERALDAAEAALAGWRGDGHVAELPPAPPLEPGPLLLIDRPGSVQSSLRLALPAVPRTHPDHAALQLANLIFGGYFSSRWVENIREDKGYTYGPHSLVEHSVAGSVLVAGAEVATEVTAPALLETSYELGRLATVPPKPDELEQARQYALGTLQLGMSTQAGLASLTSAYAGNGLRLDFLTEHAARLAAATVDDVAEVAARYLAPAHAVTVVLGDAARIADSLAALTPVHREDA encoded by the coding sequence GTGACCGCCACCACCGTCCGGCCGCTGCCGGCCCTCGGGCCCAACCGGCGACTCACCGTGCCGAAGCAGGCCGAGCGCACGCTCGGCAACGGCCTCACCGTGATCGCGGTACGCCGCCCCGCCGTACCCCTGGTCGAGGTGCGGCTCTGGATGCCGTTCGGGCGGACCCACCTGGCCCGCGGCGCGATGCTGGCGCAGACCATGCTGGCCGGCACCGAGGCGCACAGCGCCACCGAGATCGCCGCCGAGCTGCAGAAGGTCGGCGGCGGGCTCTCCGCCGGTCTCGACCCGGACCGGCTGATGCTCTCCGGCGCGAGCCTGGTGACCGGGCTGGACCGGATGCTGGAGCTGCTCGCCGAGGTGCTCACCGGCGCGAGCTACCCGGGCGACTGGGTGGCGACCGAGCGGGACCGGCTGGTCGACCACATCCAGGTGGCCCAGAGCCAGCCGTCCCACCTGGCCCGGACCGCGCTGCTCAAGCGGATCTACGGCCGCCACCCGTACGCGGTGCAGACCCCCGAGCCCGATCAGGTGCGGGCGGTCCGGCCGGCCGCGCTGCGCAAGCTGCACGCCGAGCGGGTGCACCCGGCCGGTGCGGTGTTGGTGCTCGTCGGCGACGTGCGGCCGGAGCGGGCGCTGGACGCGGCCGAGGCGGCGCTCGCCGGCTGGCGGGGCGACGGTCACGTGGCCGAGCTGCCGCCCGCCCCGCCGCTGGAGCCGGGGCCGCTGCTGTTGATCGACCGGCCCGGCTCGGTGCAGTCGTCGCTGCGCCTGGCGCTGCCGGCGGTGCCCCGCACCCATCCCGACCACGCGGCGCTGCAACTGGCGAACCTGATCTTCGGCGGCTACTTCTCCTCCCGCTGGGTGGAGAACATCCGCGAGGACAAGGGCTACACGTACGGGCCGCACTCGCTGGTCGAGCACTCGGTGGCCGGTTCGGTGCTGGTTGCCGGCGCCGAGGTGGCGACCGAGGTGACCGCGCCGGCGCTGCTGGAGACCAGCTACGAGCTGGGCCGGCTGGCCACCGTGCCGCCGAAGCCGGACGAGTTGGAGCAGGCCCGCCAGTACGCGCTCGGCACACTCCAGCTCGGCATGTCCACCCAGGCCGGTCTCGCGTCGCTGACCAGCGCGTACGCCGGCAACGGGCTGCGCCTGGACTTCCTCACCGAGCACGCCGCCCGGCTGGCCGCCGCGACCGTGGACGACGTCGCCGAGGTGGCCGCCCGCTACCTCGCCCCGGCGCACGCGGTCACCGTGGTGCTCGGCGACGCGGCCCGGATCGCCGACTCGCTCGCCGCGCTCACCCCGGTGCACAGGGAAGACGCATGA
- the nudC gene encoding NAD(+) diphosphatase translates to MTGEAAPPLARSTLDRAAHRRTDPAWLAEAWEVSRVLVLDSADEGRALVRGEGAPPELVLVGAGELPEVPRSVPMFLGLEPDGVPVFAVDGPLPALPGTRRAHLREVGHLMTDRDAGLFTTALALLNWHLRHGYSASTGQPTQVDEAGWSRVDPGGHRTWPRTDPAMIVLVHDGVDGPEGRCLLGNNAAWPSSPGVRRYSCLAGYVEPGESAEAAVLREVREEVGVAVEEIGYVSSQAWPFPGSLMLGFLARANADEEIRVDPAEIAHARWFSRREIGAALAGEAVPVDGGDRLLLPPPSSIALFLVHRWLDGHC, encoded by the coding sequence ATGACGGGTGAGGCGGCGCCGCCGCTGGCCCGGTCCACCCTGGACCGGGCCGCCCACCGGCGTACCGACCCGGCCTGGCTGGCGGAGGCGTGGGAGGTCTCCCGGGTGCTGGTGCTGGACTCGGCCGACGAGGGCCGCGCCCTGGTGCGCGGCGAGGGCGCGCCGCCGGAACTTGTCCTGGTCGGCGCCGGCGAGCTGCCCGAGGTGCCCCGATCGGTGCCGATGTTCCTCGGCCTGGAGCCGGACGGGGTGCCGGTCTTCGCGGTGGACGGGCCGCTGCCGGCGCTGCCCGGCACCCGCCGCGCCCACCTGCGCGAGGTCGGCCACCTGATGACCGACCGGGACGCGGGCCTGTTCACCACCGCGTTGGCGCTGCTCAACTGGCATCTGCGGCACGGCTACTCGGCGTCGACCGGGCAGCCCACGCAGGTCGACGAGGCGGGCTGGTCGCGGGTCGACCCGGGCGGTCACCGCACCTGGCCGCGTACCGACCCGGCGATGATCGTGCTGGTGCACGACGGGGTGGACGGCCCGGAGGGGCGCTGCCTGCTGGGCAACAACGCCGCCTGGCCGAGCAGCCCCGGCGTGCGTCGCTACTCCTGCCTGGCCGGCTACGTCGAGCCCGGCGAGTCGGCCGAGGCCGCCGTGCTGCGCGAGGTCCGCGAGGAGGTCGGCGTCGCGGTCGAGGAGATCGGGTACGTGTCGAGCCAGGCCTGGCCGTTCCCCGGCTCGCTGATGCTCGGCTTCCTGGCCCGGGCAAACGCCGACGAGGAGATCCGGGTCGACCCGGCCGAGATCGCGCACGCGCGCTGGTTCAGCCGGCGGGAGATCGGGGCCGCGCTGGCCGGTGAGGCGGTGCCGGTGGACGGCGGGGACCGCCTGCTTCTGCCGCCGCCGTCGTCGATCGCGCTGTTCCTGGTGCACCGCTGGCTCGACGGCCACTGCTGA
- a CDS encoding DUF397 domain-containing protein yields MNEIRHSTTARSGHLAGAAWRKSTRSQTSNCVEVAPLGTGPATMALRDSKDPSGPVLLFNRAGWLGFIAGAKNGQFDLN; encoded by the coding sequence ATGAACGAGATCCGCCACAGCACGACCGCCCGCTCGGGGCACCTCGCCGGCGCCGCCTGGCGCAAGAGCACCCGCAGCCAGACCTCGAACTGCGTCGAGGTCGCGCCGCTCGGCACCGGGCCGGCGACCATGGCGCTGCGGGACAGCAAGGACCCGAGCGGGCCGGTGCTGCTGTTCAACCGGGCCGGCTGGCTCGGCTTCATCGCCGGAGCGAAGAACGGCCAGTTCGACCTGAACTGA
- a CDS encoding helix-turn-helix domain-containing protein: MPPAAPGPFLRRRRLGTELRRLREQAGLTGDQVIERIGWASASKLSRLENGRSRPDPDDVDALLTLYGADDEQRADLTGITHEAGDMRGWLRNFPVMTQQQRAFAELEVGCAEISEYNPVLVPGLLQTPGYARHRILSAARVAEEAGDPDPEDPETEVAARQARQSLLSHVPQYTAVLEEAALGRRAGPPEVLHEQLVHLCELALLPNVELRLLLRDTRVGDWYLPPTAFSVYRFADPLDPETLAIESGFTDVMSTEANTLNRYKVVFEWLCSSALSASDTLSWLIEATGRLTGTAVESTVAHGPATAPTQRRRDSGRLTTER, translated from the coding sequence GTGCCTCCTGCCGCACCAGGCCCGTTTCTGCGTCGTCGCCGCCTCGGCACCGAGCTGCGCCGGCTCCGTGAACAGGCCGGTCTCACCGGTGACCAGGTCATCGAGCGGATCGGTTGGGCCTCCGCATCCAAGCTGTCCCGGTTGGAGAACGGCCGCAGCCGCCCCGACCCGGACGACGTCGACGCGCTGCTGACGCTCTACGGCGCCGACGACGAGCAGCGCGCGGATCTGACCGGCATCACCCACGAGGCCGGCGACATGCGGGGTTGGCTGCGCAACTTCCCGGTGATGACCCAGCAGCAGCGCGCCTTCGCCGAGCTGGAGGTGGGCTGCGCGGAGATCTCCGAGTACAACCCGGTGCTGGTGCCCGGGCTGCTGCAGACCCCGGGGTACGCCCGGCACCGGATCCTGTCCGCGGCCCGGGTGGCCGAGGAGGCCGGCGACCCGGATCCGGAGGACCCGGAGACCGAGGTGGCCGCCCGGCAGGCGCGCCAGTCCCTGTTGTCCCACGTCCCCCAGTACACCGCGGTGCTGGAGGAGGCCGCGCTCGGCCGGCGGGCCGGACCGCCGGAGGTGTTGCACGAGCAGCTCGTCCACCTCTGTGAGCTGGCCCTGCTGCCGAACGTGGAGCTGCGGCTGCTGTTGCGGGACACCCGGGTGGGCGACTGGTACCTTCCGCCGACCGCCTTCTCGGTCTATCGGTTCGCCGATCCCCTCGATCCGGAGACGTTGGCGATCGAAAGTGGGTTCACCGACGTCATGTCGACCGAGGCAAACACCCTAAATCGCTATAAAGTGGTGTTCGAGTGGCTATGCTCGTCGGCACTCTCCGCATCGGACACCCTCTCCTGGTTGATCGAGGCGACGGGACGGCTGACCGGCACGGCAGTCGAGTCCACCGTGGCGCACGGGCCGGCAACGGCGCCGACCCAGCGTCGCCGGGACTCGGGGCGTCTCACGACGGAACGGTGA
- a CDS encoding MFS transporter, which yields MRTVLRRPDFRLLFAAMVASMAAESILLLALAVWVKDLTGSDSMAGATVFAVIAPMAFAPLVGWVVDRYRRRPFFITANLVAAVLLGPLLTVRDRSDVWVIYLVAALYGFSSITVTAVLNGLIRHLVPADLLADANGALQTVRQGLRLVGPLAGAGIYAAVGGWLLVTLAMGGFLAAAAVVGLLRADESVPPDPGRHWSAGVGAGLRHLARQPALRRALVGYGLGSLVMGFTESLIFAYVDLGLRRDAAFVGVLVMVQGVGGLIGGLFSAAVVRRLGELGALAVGVTFFGPAALALAYPRLWLGVVALLLAGISLPLTMVGLHTLVQRRTPPALLGRVTAASKALISGPQAVSIGTGALLVGVFDYRLLFALVGAITTAAGLYLWRGRGLTPPGAGPARVPGPRRPLDDEMLATTDRRRTR from the coding sequence ATGCGCACCGTCCTGCGCCGCCCCGACTTCCGCCTGCTCTTCGCCGCGATGGTGGCGAGCATGGCGGCGGAGTCGATCCTGCTGCTCGCCCTGGCGGTCTGGGTGAAGGACCTGACCGGCTCGGACAGCATGGCCGGGGCCACCGTCTTCGCCGTGATCGCGCCGATGGCGTTCGCCCCGCTGGTCGGCTGGGTGGTCGACCGCTACCGCCGCCGGCCCTTCTTCATCACCGCCAACCTGGTCGCCGCCGTGCTGCTCGGTCCGCTACTCACCGTCCGGGACCGTTCCGACGTGTGGGTCATCTACCTGGTGGCGGCGCTCTACGGCTTCTCCTCGATCACGGTGACCGCCGTGCTCAACGGGCTGATCCGGCACCTGGTGCCGGCCGACCTGCTGGCCGACGCGAACGGGGCGTTGCAGACCGTCCGGCAGGGGCTGCGGCTGGTCGGGCCGCTCGCCGGGGCCGGCATCTACGCCGCCGTCGGCGGCTGGCTGCTGGTGACCCTGGCGATGGGCGGGTTCCTCGCCGCCGCGGCGGTGGTCGGCCTGCTGCGGGCGGACGAGAGCGTGCCGCCGGACCCGGGGCGCCACTGGTCGGCCGGGGTGGGCGCCGGGCTGCGCCACCTGGCCCGCCAGCCGGCGCTGCGCCGGGCGCTCGTCGGCTACGGGCTCGGCTCGCTGGTGATGGGTTTCACCGAGTCGCTGATCTTCGCGTACGTCGATCTGGGCCTGCGCCGTGACGCCGCGTTCGTCGGCGTGCTGGTCATGGTGCAGGGCGTCGGTGGCCTGATCGGCGGCCTGTTCTCGGCCGCGGTGGTCCGCCGGCTCGGTGAGCTGGGCGCGCTCGCCGTCGGGGTGACGTTCTTCGGCCCGGCCGCGCTGGCGCTGGCGTACCCCCGGCTCTGGCTCGGGGTGGTGGCGCTGCTGCTGGCCGGCATCTCCCTGCCGCTGACCATGGTGGGGCTGCACACCCTGGTCCAGCGCCGGACGCCGCCGGCGCTGCTGGGCCGGGTCACCGCCGCGTCGAAGGCGCTGATCAGCGGGCCGCAGGCGGTCTCCATCGGCACCGGCGCGCTGCTCGTCGGGGTGTTCGACTACCGGCTGCTGTTCGCGCTGGTCGGGGCGATCACCACGGCGGCCGGCCTCTATCTCTGGCGGGGTCGGGGGCTCACCCCGCCGGGCGCCGGTCCGGCCCGCGTGCCGGGTCCCCGCCGGCCGCTCGACGACGAGATGCTCGCCACCACCGACCGGCGCCGCACGCGCTGA
- a CDS encoding mycoredoxin encodes MLTMYSTPWCGYCHRLKSQLDREGIAYEVVDIEQDTAAAEFVMGVNGGNQTVPTLRFADGSALTNPSINQVKQHLAALPG; translated from the coding sequence ATGCTGACGATGTATTCCACCCCGTGGTGCGGCTACTGCCACCGGCTGAAGTCGCAGCTCGACCGGGAGGGCATCGCGTACGAGGTGGTCGACATCGAGCAGGACACCGCGGCCGCGGAGTTCGTGATGGGTGTCAACGGCGGCAACCAGACCGTGCCGACGCTGCGTTTCGCCGACGGCAGCGCCCTGACCAACCCCTCGATCAACCAGGTGAAGCAGCACCTCGCCGCGCTCCCCGGCTGA
- a CDS encoding WhiB family transcriptional regulator, whose amino-acid sequence MSLALAPLDVSVEVEANLPCRKFDPDLWFSDSPAELELAKSLCGDCPLRVECLAGAVERAEPWGVWGGEIFERGAVVPRKRPRGRPRKEDLARDAQLRVEAEARLAASGLSESRSAVRLAA is encoded by the coding sequence ATGAGTCTGGCGTTGGCCCCACTCGACGTGAGCGTCGAGGTGGAGGCGAACCTGCCCTGCCGGAAGTTCGACCCCGACCTGTGGTTCTCCGACTCGCCCGCCGAGCTCGAGCTGGCCAAGTCGCTCTGCGGGGACTGCCCGCTGCGCGTCGAGTGCCTGGCCGGGGCGGTGGAGCGAGCCGAGCCCTGGGGCGTCTGGGGCGGCGAGATCTTCGAGCGTGGCGCGGTCGTCCCGCGTAAGCGGCCCCGTGGCCGTCCGCGTAAGGAGGACCTCGCCCGCGACGCGCAGCTCCGGGTCGAGGCGGAGGCGCGACTGGCGGCCAGCGGGCTGTCCGAGTCGCGTAGCGCCGTCCGGCTGGCAGCCTGA
- a CDS encoding ABC1 kinase family protein, which yields MTDIPRRAVSRTAKLAALPLGFAGRTVLGMGKRVTGLASDVISAEIQQRTAEQLFSVLGQLKGGAMKFGQALSVFEAALPDEIAAPYRQALTKLQEAAPPLPVATVHKVLAEQLGPEWRDRFVSFDDVPAAAASIGQVHRAVWRDPGYGPNGGPRHRDVAVKIQYPGAGDALLADLKQLSRLGGMFRAIQPGLDVKPLLAELRERITEELDYELEAESQRTFHAAYADDPDIFIPEVLDAAPRVLITEWVEGIPLSEIIREGTEEQRNEAGRLMAELHLSAPERAGLLHADPHPGNFRLLPDGRLGVIDFGAVARMPEGTPEPIGRIAALALRGDADGVVDGLRDEGFVGRNESIDAPAVLDFLRPMLEPIAADEFRFTRAWLRAEAARLASPRSAAYQLSRQLNLPPSYLMIHRVTLGSIGVLCQLEAKASYRSILERWLPGFAPVA from the coding sequence GTGACCGACATCCCGCGGCGGGCCGTGTCCCGCACCGCCAAACTCGCCGCCCTGCCGCTCGGATTCGCCGGTCGAACCGTCCTCGGCATGGGGAAGCGGGTCACCGGGCTCGCGTCCGACGTCATCTCCGCCGAGATCCAGCAGCGCACCGCCGAGCAGTTGTTCAGCGTCCTCGGGCAGCTCAAGGGCGGGGCGATGAAGTTCGGTCAGGCCCTGTCGGTGTTCGAGGCGGCGCTGCCCGACGAGATCGCCGCGCCCTACCGGCAGGCGCTCACCAAGCTCCAGGAGGCCGCCCCGCCGCTGCCGGTGGCGACCGTGCACAAGGTGCTCGCCGAGCAGCTCGGGCCGGAATGGCGGGACCGGTTCGTCTCCTTCGACGACGTCCCGGCCGCCGCGGCGAGCATCGGCCAGGTGCACCGGGCGGTGTGGCGCGACCCGGGCTACGGGCCGAACGGCGGCCCGCGGCACCGGGACGTCGCCGTGAAGATCCAGTACCCGGGGGCCGGTGACGCCCTGCTCGCCGACCTCAAGCAGCTCTCCCGCCTGGGCGGCATGTTCCGCGCCATCCAGCCGGGGCTGGACGTCAAGCCGCTCCTGGCCGAGCTGCGCGAGCGGATCACCGAGGAGCTGGACTACGAGCTGGAGGCCGAGTCGCAGCGGACGTTCCACGCCGCGTACGCCGACGACCCGGACATCTTCATCCCGGAGGTCCTCGACGCCGCGCCCCGGGTGCTGATCACCGAGTGGGTCGAGGGCATCCCGCTCTCCGAGATCATCCGGGAGGGCACCGAGGAGCAGCGGAACGAGGCCGGGCGGCTGATGGCCGAGCTGCACCTCTCCGCGCCGGAGCGGGCCGGGCTGCTGCACGCCGACCCGCACCCGGGCAACTTCCGGCTGCTGCCCGACGGCCGGCTCGGCGTGATCGACTTCGGCGCGGTGGCCCGCATGCCGGAGGGCACGCCGGAGCCGATCGGCCGGATCGCCGCGCTCGCCCTGCGGGGCGACGCCGACGGCGTGGTGGACGGGCTGCGCGACGAAGGCTTCGTCGGCCGCAACGAGTCGATCGACGCCCCGGCGGTGCTCGACTTCCTCCGCCCGATGCTGGAGCCGATCGCGGCCGACGAGTTCCGGTTCACCCGGGCCTGGCTGCGGGCCGAGGCGGCCCGGCTGGCCAGCCCCCGCTCGGCCGCCTACCAGCTCAGCCGGCAGCTCAACCTGCCGCCGTCCTACCTGATGATCCACCGGGTGACGCTGGGGTCGATCGGGGTGCTCTGCCAGTTGGAGGCGAAGGCGTCCTACCGGTCGATCCTGGAGCGCTGGCTGCCCGGGTTCGCCCCGGTGGCCTGA